The Pithys albifrons albifrons isolate INPA30051 chromosome 1, PitAlb_v1, whole genome shotgun sequence genome contains the following window.
CTTTTTACCACGTGTAGACCAAATACCTTATCTTCTACTGAAGAATGTATCAACTTGTTACCAAGTATGAAATAGTTCAAATACTTCAGGAAATGTACCTAGATTGTCAGGTGAagcttaaatttattttcctgtaactGTACTGCATTCTGTTGTTACTGTCATCAGACCGTAATTCTTTGTCTATAGCACAGCTCACTATACTGTAGAAAGCTCTTACGGGTGGTGTGGTTTGTGGAGATGAGGAGGATTCTGGCTTTTTTACCCAGAATTTGAATGTCTTTTAAACTCTGCTGGTCTCTTCGGTCAGTCACTAAAACACCTATGCCATTTTCTGGTATAGGGTAATTGACTTAAATATGTGCATTGTACTATGGCTGTCTTAAGAATTCATGTCCTTGAAAATCTGGTAAATAATTGCATGCAACTCTCAAAGCAGGAACAGAAGGCAATTACTGTTCATGATCCTAACTGAAGAAGTAACTTTGTAGGCAGCTTGTCATATGTTCCATTTCTGAAAACCAAAATTCCCAAACACATCCCTCTGCAACAATTAACATATTAGTGATGCTATTTGCCTTTGAACaacatactgtatttttttaacctgagGACACTTGTTATAAAAGTTACACTTGAGAATACAGTGCTTCTTCCTCATAAGCAAATCTCAAGTTGTCACTAATGCTATTTGCATTAAATAAACATATTACACCATTCTTCCATTAAAAAGGAATTACCAGGTATGCATATAAATGTAaacatgctttaatttttatgtcAGAGTGTCTGTTACAGCAGACTCCAGAAAATCTCGCCTTTTTTTTACAGAAgcatttttcctgttctctcaCTTGGCTATTCAGCTAAATTGTATTTTTGCATCATCTTTCTATCTTTTCTTAAGTAGTGTAGGTTGTGCTCCTGTAAGACTATAAGAATAGGTCTGTTagagaaaggcaaaataaatacttttgtaTCATCTTAGGAAGTGGGAAGGGTCTTGCTTGAGCCCTGCTACAGTGACTCCTTTCGTATCTTAAACCAAAACCTATGTTCATTTAACTGAAGGAAAAAGTAAACCAAAATGCGTTGTATATAAGGATGGTTATTTCATGTAACCACCTTCACCTGACAATATAATGGAAACATTCTTGAGCTCTGATTCTGCTTTTATCTAGTTTCATAGGGGAGAGAGAAAGTCATCTGTGCCTTTTCTCCCATTCCTCTCTCGTGTGCCGCTAGAAATGGAGAAACCGCTATAATTAGTTGAGAAAACTTGTTATCCAGAGAGTAAGCAAATGACAAacagtctgttttcttttttatgaatACAAAGATAATTGAGTAGAGCTGCTGTGGAGTTGGGGGGTCCTATCTTTGAATTCCAATCCAGACAGATtcttttaggggaaaaaaaattcttattaaaTATAACTTCTACCTTGGCATTTTTTGTCAATAAGGCAGTGAGTGTCCATACCAAAACTGTGTGAAACTTAGGCTGATCTGATTTAAAAAGTGATCTAGTAGCAGTGCTGTAACAGAACTGACTTAACTGTTGTGTGAATCTTATTCACCACTGAACTATCTACAGCAACGTCTTCGGAGTTCTTTAAATATGCCGGAGCAATTGAACAGTGAAATAATATCAGTAAATCTGGTCACTCATGCCCAGTTTGTTTGGGGCTTGTGATACCCCTTATTCATTTCCCCAACTGCCCACCTAATTGTATTGTAGTTGTCAGCATACAGcagcttctttctgctttgggCTCGTGAATTGAAGAAACAGAATATAGTTCAATTGTTTGCTGGGAATGTATACATGGATCCATGGATATTTTGCCAGCATAGTTGCAGGCCACAGGTATACCACCTTCAGATTTCACTGGTCTAAGGGTTGCATTGGGAGCATTTTGAGAAGAGATGAGGGAGTGGAACGGGGAAAACGGAATGTAAATTCACTGTGATTCTGAGGGAAggagagacaaagaaaaaaggtagaaaTTCCAGGCAGTGTTTGTGCTGGAAGAGTGAATATATACACTTACACTGTAACACGGAGCTTAAAGATGGAAAGTGGAGATTTAGTGTAAGCCCACAAACAGAATTGTCATTTCTTTGTGATATAAAATCTTATTTGTCACAGTTGTAGGGTGGCTGCAGGTCCTTCCCTACTTTTTAATAATACCAagaactttaattttttttctttctgtaaattgAAAGCCTTGGATGGAGCAGGGAATTCCCTGGTGCTCACCTGTCAGTGACAGGTTAGAATTAGTCAGGGCATATAGCTGAAACCTTCACCTGCCCTCTGGGGAAGGTCAGTGTTAAAAGCTGGTGGAGGATGGGGGAAAGGCAAGTCCGTAGCTTGGCAGTTGAAAATGTGCTCAGGCTGGAAGCCCCACGAGCACACAACTTTCACAAACCACAGGTGAAAGTGGCAGGTTTTTGTATTGGAGTCAAGATAGAAATTAGATTGTTCCAGTTGTAAAgctcaaaaacaaacaaaaaaaacccctacgAAGTAACTCTGAAGTAAGTAGATATACCATCCACAGAATGGGTGAGGAAAAGCTGTATGTCTAACAGAAACGTAATTGAAATGGTCTGTATAAGTATTTAAACCATCTCAAAGGACTATTGCAGTTTCTGCATTTCATATTGGCATTTTGTATATGACAAGGTGACATTGTGAAAGAAATGTGTTGTGAAACACTGCTGTACTGTAGGAAAATGATtgaatgtaaatatttcaaGATGTGGACCACTGTTCAAATGTTATCATAAATCTTTGCCATTGTTTTAGGGGATAATTCTTCATGCATATTTGAGTTGAACTGATAGAAGCAGCCCCTGGAAGGGTAATCTGCTTGTTATTGCCTTGCTACcactaatattttaattttgtcttcttATGTATcacttctctctctgtgttaTTTGCGatgattttagtatttttttcataactaGCAGGGAAAAGttctgacttctttttttcaaattagCACAGTGTTTAATAGCTTTGTTCTATCTTGAAATGAGCTTGCAAAGCATCATGTGAATGTCTTATTCCAGATTAatattgtctttgttttttacTTATTGCAGGTTTGGTAGGTTTACAATAGCTGCACTTCAATCTAAAGTGGAACAAAGTGAACGTGAAATGAACCGTCTGAAAAAAGCACTGGAAAGAAATGATAAATACGTAGAAGAAATGGAATGTCAGCTTTTACAGCTGAAAAATGCAAGCAAAGGAAGCCAGACAGTGAGTGCTGTTAGTGTGGGAGCACTTTCCACAGATGCTGAAGGAGGGGAAAGCAGTGAAGATGCAACTTGTTTGAAAACCCaggctgaggagaaaaaagcttTGATTACCAGTCACAGTCCTGACAGTATTGAACAACTGACAAGTGGTGGAACTTGTTTAAGCTCTTCTAGTCAAGATAGTTTGAATAGCTCAAATGCCCAGTGTGCCCcaaagaaagaattatttccAGGATGTCACAGTGTTCTCCTGGATGAAAACAGTACAAATATGGATGCCTGCTTAGAAGAGCAGTGGAATAAAACTGAGGAATGTACCCCATATAAGGATGAAGAACTTTATGATCTTCCACCACCGTGCActccttttctgtctctcagtCGCCTTCAGTTGAACACTCctgatggaaaagaaaatgcaaggaAACCATCAACATTCctgagaaaactgaaatttgaaGAGTTTCATGGCACTTCAGGTGGTTGCAGCAAAGATTCTCCTGAACACAGCACAAGCATCTGTAATAGTGAAAAGAAGCTAAACTGTTTTACTGGAGGAAAATCAGGGTTTTGGGGCACCTGCCCAACAAATTTTGCTGAGAACTTAGATTTTGATGAATCAGAGCAAAATTCAGTAGCTGGTCAGTCAGATGAGGCAACAGCAAAATCTAGTGATAAAATGAGTTCTTGCTTACCTAAAAGGCTACATAGTCTCTGCTCTTCTGAAATGAATCGGACAAGAACCTCCAGTGAGGCATCTATGGATGCTGCTTACCTCGATAAAATTTctgagttggactcaatgatgtCTGAGTCAGACAACAGCAAGAGTCCATGCTATAACTTCAAGTCCTCTGATCTTGATAATTCTTCAAAGACAACAGAGTGCTCTAAGCTTCTGAATGGAACTGAGAAGAAATTGGAAGAGATGAATGAAGAACAAACTATGAATTGTCCAGAGACAAGCGATCTAGCAGCCGATAGAACTAGCTGGAAATCTGCTATGTATTCCAACCTCTCCCCATCTGACCTAGATATGAATGACCACTTTCCATTGTTTACAGGCCAAAATGTAGTGGCTAGTGGTACCAAACCTCCAAACTCTTTATTTCAAAGGGACTTTTCCCCAGGTGTACTGTTCAGTAACTCACAAAGGTTGTTTGAGGAACAAAAGTTTGGTTCCTGTTTTTTAAAGATGTCGTCTGATCTGCACAGTCAGCTTAGTCCTCCTTGGGTGTCTTCcttcaaaactgaaagaaaaaataaaaatgtcagtcAGTCAACCAAGAGGAAAATTCAAAGCAGCCTTTCCAGTGCTAGTCCAtcaaaaaccaccaaaaactgACTCTGCTTGAAAATCAAATGTGATTTAAAGTTGTAAACCTGCAAATGTTTAATATTTACAGGtgaacttaatttttaattgcttccATGCAATCTGATCCTGTCATTTTCAGCTGTGTGAAAACTGAACATTCCCTTGCCCATTTCAAGCTCTTTCTGAGGGAAGAACCATTCcatattcttttctttgcctGGACATTATATTTACTTgggggtttgggtgttttgaatgttcttttgttttcagattaCATGCTCTTCCGGTTATGAGCAGAGCTAATGGCTCCCTTGAACAGGACAGTTCTAAGTGGTCTTATCAAATCAATCATTTATGTGAGAATCAGTTTTAAAGGTTACATTTCCCATTCCTAAAGATTACATCTTTTGCGTGTAAGGCAGCTACTGGCTATATATCCTATGGATTCATGAAGTTGCTATTAAACGTCAGTTTTGCCATAAAACTTCCCTCCCAGAGGAAATGTTGCTGCTCATACTTTTCGTATCACTGTACTGTACTGAAACCCACTGAAAGTGGGTGTAAGGTAGCAGCCTCTTTCTTTTCAGGGTTACAGCACTTCAGTTAGAAAATATCTCTTTAGCACTGCATTCATGGCTTGTCTTTTTTTGAAGTTAAGCacaatttttaatttagttCCCAAAAACCATTGTTATTCTAAATGTGTTTAGTATGCCTGTATAGCCCTTAAAAATGGGTTTGTATGCTAATTACTTGTTTACCTAATGTGCACTGAACATCTTACATTAATACTGTACCATTTCACATTAATACTGCATGCTTTTCTATGTGAATTGAATAAAACATGTTATAAGCACTGTAATCCTTGATGTTGCCTCAAATAttgaattagcaaaaaaaaaggggaacctttttttttcctaatttggAAAATAGGTGTCTTAAATAAAGCGTAAATGTGAGCTTGTTCAAAAAAAcatctcccttcctcctccttgttAGACATACTACCATTCTAGTGTCAGCATCGATACAGTTGATGGAAATGGCTTTCGGCCTCTCTGGAGGTGACTCTTCCATAAAGTATTGCATAGGTCAACATAATGTGATGGCCTGCTACAGGAGGAGACCTAATTAAGCAGCAGAGCAAAATTGGTTTCTTTGCATTATTGTGGTTTTTTAAGGGCATATTTAATTACAAGATGCAAGTTTTTTCTCTCTATATAGGCTTCTGATGGCATTTCTTAGAAATAGACACCCTCGCTTGATCAATACCTATGATATGAAAAATCCATATGCTGCCTTTTGTCCCTTTGGAAAGAGCAATAGCCACTTGGAAAATTTTAGTAGACTGGCTGATCTTTTTTAGAGTTAAGTCCTGTAAGATGTTTGAACAAGAACTACATTTCATGTTGTAATGTGGGCATGCATTTTTTGTTCATTCTAAACTggtacttttcttttttgagcTTTACCAAAATATCATTATTTGAGCCATACGTGCAAGGACTGTTTTCAGGCAGAATGGCATTTTGCTTTCATATACTGCTTTCAGTATACTACCTGAACTTTAATCGTCACAGAAAAAATCTAGTTGttca
Protein-coding sequences here:
- the OBI1 gene encoding ORC ubiquitin ligase 1 isoform X2, with the protein product MAQHGPSVTLSLTLPITCHICLGKVRHPVICVNNHVFCSICIEVWLRNNNQCPACRIPITPENPCKEIIGGTSESDPIFSPTVRKHLRKTRLELLHKEYEDEIESLQREVEDLRGKNLSLQTQLKSLLDPTASTLSCQNEEISQSANEASTSGPETPEDWSKKLKAANDMYEKLMDNVEKLKEANKKLSMENNNLLRENLRLKAEVDSRSPQKFGRFTIAALQSKVEQSEREMNRLKKALERNDKYVEEMECQLLQLKNASKGSQTVSAVSVGALSTDAEGGESSEDATCLKTQAEEKKALITSHSPDSIEQLTSGGTCLSSSSQDSLNSSNAQCAPKKELFPGCHSVLLDENSTNMDACLEEQWNKTEECTPYKDEELYDLPPPCTPFLSLSRLQLNTPDGKENARKPSTFLRKLKFEEFHGTSGGCSKDSPEHSTSICNSEKKLNCFTGGKSGFWGTCPTNFAENLDFDESEQNSVAGQSDEATAKSSDKMSSCLPKRLHSLCSSEMNRTRTSSEASMDAAYLDKISELDSMMSESDNSKSPCYNFKSSDLDNSSKTTECSKLLNGTEKKLEEMNEEQTMNCPETSDLAADRTSWKSAMYSNLSPSDLDMNDHFPLFTGQNVVASGTKPPNSLFQRDFSPGVLFSNSQRLFEEQKFGSCFLKMSSDLHSQLSPPWVSSFKTERKNKNVSQSTKRKIQSSLSSASPSKTTKN
- the OBI1 gene encoding ORC ubiquitin ligase 1 isoform X1 encodes the protein MAQHGPSVTLSLTLPITCHICLGKNTRCLSVVLCRGGQAKQKRACGTKIHGFSGKLQQSGEKVWLRNNNQCPACRIPITPENPCKEIIGGTSESDPIFSPTVRKHLRKTRLELLHKEYEDEIESLQREVEDLRGKNLSLQTQLKSLLDPTASTLSCQNEEISQSANEASTSGPETPEDWSKKLKAANDMYEKLMDNVEKLKEANKKLSMENNNLLRENLRLKAEVDSRSPQKFGRFTIAALQSKVEQSEREMNRLKKALERNDKYVEEMECQLLQLKNASKGSQTVSAVSVGALSTDAEGGESSEDATCLKTQAEEKKALITSHSPDSIEQLTSGGTCLSSSSQDSLNSSNAQCAPKKELFPGCHSVLLDENSTNMDACLEEQWNKTEECTPYKDEELYDLPPPCTPFLSLSRLQLNTPDGKENARKPSTFLRKLKFEEFHGTSGGCSKDSPEHSTSICNSEKKLNCFTGGKSGFWGTCPTNFAENLDFDESEQNSVAGQSDEATAKSSDKMSSCLPKRLHSLCSSEMNRTRTSSEASMDAAYLDKISELDSMMSESDNSKSPCYNFKSSDLDNSSKTTECSKLLNGTEKKLEEMNEEQTMNCPETSDLAADRTSWKSAMYSNLSPSDLDMNDHFPLFTGQNVVASGTKPPNSLFQRDFSPGVLFSNSQRLFEEQKFGSCFLKMSSDLHSQLSPPWVSSFKTERKNKNVSQSTKRKIQSSLSSASPSKTTKN
- the OBI1 gene encoding ORC ubiquitin ligase 1 isoform X3, whose protein sequence is MDFQENYSSLERKVRHPVICVNNHVFCSICIEVWLRNNNQCPACRIPITPENPCKEIIGGTSESDPIFSPTVRKHLRKTRLELLHKEYEDEIESLQREVEDLRGKNLSLQTQLKSLLDPTASTLSCQNEEISQSANEASTSGPETPEDWSKKLKAANDMYEKLMDNVEKLKEANKKLSMENNNLLRENLRLKAEVDSRSPQKFGRFTIAALQSKVEQSEREMNRLKKALERNDKYVEEMECQLLQLKNASKGSQTVSAVSVGALSTDAEGGESSEDATCLKTQAEEKKALITSHSPDSIEQLTSGGTCLSSSSQDSLNSSNAQCAPKKELFPGCHSVLLDENSTNMDACLEEQWNKTEECTPYKDEELYDLPPPCTPFLSLSRLQLNTPDGKENARKPSTFLRKLKFEEFHGTSGGCSKDSPEHSTSICNSEKKLNCFTGGKSGFWGTCPTNFAENLDFDESEQNSVAGQSDEATAKSSDKMSSCLPKRLHSLCSSEMNRTRTSSEASMDAAYLDKISELDSMMSESDNSKSPCYNFKSSDLDNSSKTTECSKLLNGTEKKLEEMNEEQTMNCPETSDLAADRTSWKSAMYSNLSPSDLDMNDHFPLFTGQNVVASGTKPPNSLFQRDFSPGVLFSNSQRLFEEQKFGSCFLKMSSDLHSQLSPPWVSSFKTERKNKNVSQSTKRKIQSSLSSASPSKTTKN